A window from Patescibacteria group bacterium encodes these proteins:
- a CDS encoding HNH endonuclease signature motif containing protein, which translates to MAKEENRTKIPANLKRKVLVEAGHRCAIPTCRNIVVDIHHIVPWSKVKKHEYSNLIALCPNCHRLAEQGKIDRKSLRMYKSNLIYLYDRFSAFEIDVLFELNRIPPGQAMQFPSYLILLVKRIIEAGFIKWIQTPAGVKIGGMKSNPDYLQITDKGSEFIDNLNSKDVGY; encoded by the coding sequence ATCTAAAAAGAAAAGTTTTAGTTGAAGCAGGACATAGATGTGCAATTCCGACATGCAGAAATATTGTGGTTGATATACATCATATTGTTCCATGGAGTAAGGTTAAAAAACATGAATACAGTAATTTGATCGCGCTTTGTCCAAATTGTCACAGATTAGCTGAACAAGGAAAAATAGATAGAAAAAGTTTGAGAATGTACAAAAGCAATCTCATATATTTATATGATAGGTTCAGCGCTTTTGAAATTGATGTTTTATTTGAGTTAAATAGAATTCCGCCTGGTCAAGCAATGCAATTTCCTTCATACTTAATTTTATTAGTGAAAAGAATAATCGAAGCAGGTTTTATTAAATGGATACAAACTCCAGCTGGAGTGAAAATCGGCGGTATGAAATCTAATCCAGATTATTTGCAGATAACAGATAAGGGAAGTGAATTTATTGATAATTTAAATAGTAAGGATGTCGGCTACTAA